In the genome of Synergistaceae bacterium, the window TTGTCGCAGAGCCAGAGAAATTTACAGGATTTGCAGAGACAAATAGCCACCGGGAACAAATACACTAAACTTTCGGACAACCCCTCGGCGGTTTCGCGGTCATTGGGACTTCAGTCGGCCATGAGCGCAAACGATAAATATCAGTCCAACACAACAAACGGAATAACTATGCTCCGATATGCTCACTCGGCACTGAATAACGTTCTTGACGCGGCGCAGTCGATACGGAGTCTCATAATTCAGGCGGGCGACGGGGCATTGAGCGAGGAGCAGCTCAAAGACATATCACAGCAGATTGAAGCCAACAAAAGAGTCATGCTCGACAACCTGAACACGAAAATAGCGGGGCAGTATATTTTCGGCGGGACGGATTCAAGCACTCTTCCTTTTGCGGAAATGCCTGACGGAAGCATTCAGTATCAGGGGACGGACGAGAGAATACAATACGCGGTAAGTGAGGGGATATTAGGCGATGTTTCATTTGCGGGAAGCGATGTTGTGCCGGAGAATGAAGACTCGTACTTCATATGCTCGCATAAAGTTGGCCTCGACTGGACATGGCAGGGAAGGGAAGAAAAAGTACAAATCACCGTAGGAAACCGCACATTGTCCGTATTCATTCCTGAAGACTGGAACGATTCCGATTACGAGAAGACTAACAAATACACGGGCGACAGCACAAAACTTGTGAATTACTCCGACAAAAACGAGTACAGAGACCCGAAAGAGTCGGACGGGATTAGCCTTCAGGATCTGGCCGACATCGTGAACAGCTCGCTTGCGGATCAGGGCGCGGACATGCTGGTGAATGTGTATATCGAGCAAGACACAGAAGCCGGGACTCAGCAGTTGTTCATCAAGAGCAACACGGGAGAGAAAATCGGCATTACGGGGTGGCCTGATACTGACTATATGCCGATGGAAGCCGAAATCACTACGCTTGACATAGACATTAACGCGGTGAGACCCGGCACAGGCGAGACATCATTAATCAAAATCGCAACAGGCAACTATTCCCCGTCAACACTCACAGACGAACAAATAGAAGATATGACTGATGACGAACTCCTGAAAGAAGGCATTGTGAGAATCGGAAGCTCAGACACAATCGAGGACATTGCAGAGAAAATCAACTCTGTGAACGGAGTGTATGCCCGGACATCAGCGGACGGAAACAAGATAGTCATCACCGCCGAAAGAATCGGAGACCTTCCCGCAGACCGCCTCAGAATTGACGAGGCACAAGAAGCCCTGCATTACCCCCCGCTCACCATAAAGGCAGAAGGCAACGCCCGGAAAATATTTGACCTTCCCACAGACAGCAGCGGAAATTACACCGACAACATAATCACCGCAAAAACTGAGCCGCGAAAGCTGGATCACAGCCACATTGATGTCTTTGACTTTCTCGGAATGGAGACGGCCATGAAATCGCGCGAAATGGGAATGAATGACACCCTCACGGTTGAGTCGGGCGAGCAGCTTCACTGGCGCGTCATGAGCGGAGGCCACACGGTAGACGTAAAACTCAACGCCGGAACGTACACGCTTGAAGATATTGCGTCAAGGCTCAAGAATGCCGGGGCGGGATGGCTTGAAGTTTCCGTTAGCGAGGACGTTAAAGACGACTCCGGGCAGGGTACCCTCAACAACGAGGAGAAAACACAGCGGCTTGTGATTCGCGGCTTCAACGGGGAGCAGGTTATATTCCTCGACATGAACGGCAGCAATTACGCTGACAGGCTCGGACTCTCAACGGCTCTGCGGACTGACGCATACGACGACAAGAAGACTTCAGACACAAGCGACGACTATATAGGACGCGGCATGAAGTGCGTGAATTTCCCGTCAGCCCCCTGCGTTGATGATAATGTAGGGATTCCTTTGCGTGTTCAAATGAACTGCGGAATGTATTACGATGTCAACATAAAGAAGGCCGATGTTGTTGACCCTTCAACGGGATTCGTTGACCGCGATTTAGTCATGAAGTCGATTGCCGAACAGGTGAACGAAATCGAGGGCTATAGCGTCATGGGCTATGTTCAGCACGTTGACTCGGCCGGGAAAAATATTGACGGCTCATCATCGATATACTTCCTTTCGGGCGAGGCGTTTACGGTCGTTGACATGCCTTTTGACGATCCCGAATGGAACGACTATTCCGGGGGGCTTGCGGCTCAGATGGGCATTCATGGCGGCGTAACGTCAAACCTTCAGCAGACTACAGTACCAATGACAGACAGCGCAACATTCAGCGAGGCTTACGGGACATCATTCCGCGAGGGGACAATAAGATTCTCGAACCTCTCACACAGCGTAGAAATTGACGTAAGCGCAAGTGATACCGTGAAAGACGTTATGGATAGGCTCAGGACTCAGGCGGGCGACTGGCTATATGTCAGCTACTACGATCAGCACATGGGAAACACTCAGGACAGCGCGGCGAGAAATTCCGGAGATTACCCGTTAATCTCGGTGTCATCTGTTGACGGCTCTGCGGTGAATGTTCTTG includes:
- the flgL gene encoding flagellar hook-associated protein FlgL; translated protein: MYSRLTTSTMYGSLMDSLSQSQRNLQDLQRQIATGNKYTKLSDNPSAVSRSLGLQSAMSANDKYQSNTTNGITMLRYAHSALNNVLDAAQSIRSLIIQAGDGALSEEQLKDISQQIEANKRVMLDNLNTKIAGQYIFGGTDSSTLPFAEMPDGSIQYQGTDERIQYAVSEGILGDVSFAGSDVVPENEDSYFICSHKVGLDWTWQGREEKVQITVGNRTLSVFIPEDWNDSDYEKTNKYTGDSTKLVNYSDKNEYRDPKESDGISLQDLADIVNSSLADQGADMLVNVYIEQDTEAGTQQLFIKSNTGEKIGITGWPDTDYMPMEAEITTLDIDINAVRPGTGETSLIKIATGNYSPSTLTDEQIEDMTDDELLKEGIVRIGSSDTIEDIAEKINSVNGVYARTSADGNKIVITAERIGDLPADRLRIDEAQEALHYPPLTIKAEGNARKIFDLPTDSSGNYTDNIITAKTEPRKLDHSHIDVFDFLGMETAMKSREMGMNDTLTVESGEQLHWRVMSGGHTVDVKLNAGTYTLEDIASRLKNAGAGWLEVSVSEDVKDDSGQGTLNNEEKTQRLVIRGFNGEQVIFLDMNGSNYADRLGLSTALRTDAYDDKKTSDTSDDYIGRGMKCVNFPSAPCVDDNVGIPLRVQMNCGMYYDVNIKKADVVDPSTGFVDRDLVMKSIAEQVNEIEGYSVMGYVQHVDSAGKNIDGSSSIYFLSGEAFTVVDMPFDDPEWNDYSGGLAAQMGIHGGVTSNLQQTTVPMTDSATFSEAYGTSFREGTIRFSNLSHSVEIDVSASDTVKDVMDRLRTQAGDWLYVSYYDQHMGNTQDSAARNSGDYPLISVSSVDGSAVNVLDIKGHIAEDALGLSTGIQGRLNEAGTGAGITADSFTWDISNQTFPADTLNITVAGYTHTIDLTAMRDVTADDKIKADDLVQFINARMQDYDVQAEINDDGELMLWSPRGYSVEIGFMEKKETASGTVDYTKNGIDSVMIEINGTTYAADWSEATDDDSRKNAVTAAFSGTGITATVDESSKTISFTDSDGNTLSAEILYLSDNTSDFLSTGTSTRSYYRGGYNLEGSASTRGVDSGFYDSGIYTQNATIRSGANTMKQNGFGVINDIISAVNSGNRDALSDKMLPRIDAFISNILSVMAEDGALQARYTYNNERLVTENTIMDEQYDDLAKIDPADAISQLMIADYMYQANLAVISRMLQPSLLDFLH